Part of the Hyalangium ruber genome, AACGCCATCGAGTGACAATTGGCCGTAACGCGAGCCCCTGGATCTCCCAGGAACTCGGCTAGTGGGAAACCCTCAGGCCAACGTGCTCCCAGCGGAATCCTCCACCAAAGACGGAGCTGTCATGTCACGACCGTCTGACACGCACCACCACCGCCGAGGGTCCCTCCAGACTCAGCCGATTCTCACGCAGTGGAGAGGCCTCCACGGCGCCGCCGAAGCGCGGGGCCTCGCTCCACAGCACCCCCTCGGCGCGTGAGTCGGCCGGCAGCGCGTGTTCCAGCGCACCGCGCACGTTGACGATGATGAGGAGCGATTGATCCGCGCCGCGCCGCTCGAGCACGAGGGCGTCCTTGCCCAGCACCCGCGCTTCATAGCCGCCTCGGCGTTGATCCTTCAGCGCGGGCTCGGTAGCGCGCAGCCGCAGCAGCTCGCGGTAGAGCGCTCGCACCGACGCGTGCGGCGGCCGCTGGGCCTCGCTCCAGTCCAGGCGCGAGCGCTCGAAGGTCTCCACCGCCTGCGGATCCGGCACCGTGTCGCCAGCGAACCGGGCGAAGCCGGAGAACTCCTTGCGCCGCCCCTCGGTGACGAGCCGCCCCAGCTCGGCGTTGTGGTCGGTGAAGTAGAGGAACGGCGTGCTCGCGTTCCACTCCTGCCCCATGAAGAGCAGCGGCGTGTAGGGCGACAGGAGCAGCAGCGTGCTCATCGCCCGGAAGGCCGCGGGTGACACGTCATGGCCGAGCCGCTCGCCGAGCGCTCGGTTGCCCACCTGATCATGGTTCTGGATGCAGTGGACGAAGCAGCGCGGCGGCACCCCCTCGGCGGGCGTGCCCCGGGCGTGGCCCTGGTTCTTCGACACCTGGCCCTCGTAGAACCAGCCCTGGCGCAGCGTGCGGGCGATGTCCTCGGCGCTGCCCGTGTAGTCCTGGTAGTAGCCCTCGTGGTCGCCCGCGAAGGCGCGCCGCAGTTGGTGGTGCAGGTCATCCGCCCAGACGCCATCCAGCCCCAGGCCGCGCTGCTCGGGCGAGCGCAGCAGCCGCGCCTCGTTGCGCTCGTCCTCGGCGATGACGTGTACGCGGCGCCCCGGCGCGCTGGCGCGGGCGCGCTCGGCGATCTCCGTCAGCAGGTGCTTCGGGCTGTCATCCACGATGGCGTGCGCCGCGTCCAGGCGCAGGCCGTCGGCGTGGTAGTCGCGGATCCACATCTCCACGTTGTCGAGCACCATCTGGCGCACGGGCGCGGAGTGCTCGCCGTCATAGTTCACCGCGTCGCCCCACGGCGTGTGGTGGCGCCCGGTGAAGTAGTGCGGCGAGTAGCAGCGCAGGTAGTTCCCGTCCGGGCCGAAGTGGTTGTAGACGGCGTCGATGAGCACCGCGAGCCCGTGCGCGTGCGCGGCGTCGATCAGCCGGCGCAGGCCGGTGGGGCCGCCGTAGCTGTGCTGCGGGGCGAAGAGGTCCACCCCGTCGTAGCCCCAGTTGCGCGTGCCCGGGAAGCTCGCCAGCGGCATCAACTCCAGCGCGGTGATGCCCAGCTCGCGCAACCCGGCGAGCCGGGGAATGAGCGCCTCGAAGGTGCCCTCGGGCGTGGCCGTGCCCACGTGGACTTCATAGATGACCAGCTCCTCCGCCCCGATGCCCTTCCACCCCGAGTCCGTCCAGGCGAAGTCCGGCGCCACCACCTCGGAGGGGCCATGCACGCCCTGCGGCTGGGAGCGCGACCAGGGGTCCGGGAAGGGGCCCTCTCCGTCGACGCGAAGCTTGTAGCGAACCCCGGGGCCTTGCTCCTCCAGCACCGCGACGAAGTAACCGCCCGGCTCGGGCGTCATGGGCAGCACACGCCCTGGCTTGCCCGCCGCGTCGTGGAGCACCACC contains:
- the treZ gene encoding malto-oligosyltrehalose trehalohydrolase, with amino-acid sequence MGMKTAEETRAAVPRLGAWVEPGPRVRWRVWAPDHRSLEVVLHDAAGKPGRVLPMTPEPGGYFVAVLEEQGPGVRYKLRVDGEGPFPDPWSRSQPQGVHGPSEVVAPDFAWTDSGWKGIGAEELVIYEVHVGTATPEGTFEALIPRLAGLRELGITALELMPLASFPGTRNWGYDGVDLFAPQHSYGGPTGLRRLIDAAHAHGLAVLIDAVYNHFGPDGNYLRCYSPHYFTGRHHTPWGDAVNYDGEHSAPVRQMVLDNVEMWIRDYHADGLRLDAAHAIVDDSPKHLLTEIAERARASAPGRRVHVIAEDERNEARLLRSPEQRGLGLDGVWADDLHHQLRRAFAGDHEGYYQDYTGSAEDIARTLRQGWFYEGQVSKNQGHARGTPAEGVPPRCFVHCIQNHDQVGNRALGERLGHDVSPAAFRAMSTLLLLSPYTPLLFMGQEWNASTPFLYFTDHNAELGRLVTEGRRKEFSGFARFAGDTVPDPQAVETFERSRLDWSEAQRPPHASVRALYRELLRLRATEPALKDQRRGGYEARVLGKDALVLERRGADQSLLIIVNVRGALEHALPADSRAEGVLWSEAPRFGGAVEASPLRENRLSLEGPSAVVVRVRRS